Proteins encoded within one genomic window of Camelina sativa cultivar DH55 chromosome 19, Cs, whole genome shotgun sequence:
- the LOC104767068 gene encoding probable acyl-activating enzyme 2: MRFLLTKRALRSFTPRFQRLWLTHTSFSSTSDSGDSEPGSWRTMEGLLRSPANFSPLSPITFLERSAKVYRDRTSLVFGSDMHTWFQTYQRCLRLASALTHLGTSPGDVVAALAPNVPAMHELHFAVPMAGLVLCPLNTRLDPSTLAVLLAHSEAKILFVDQQLLELAHGALDLLVKSDRTRKSPKLVLISHSNDDRDGDDDESDCSSKYSFDYEYETLVKSGNSGFEVNKPRSEWDPISINYTSGTTSRPKGVVYSHRGAYLNSLATVFLHEMSVSPVYLWTVPMFHCNGWCLIWGVAAQGGTNICLRKVSPKLIFKNIAMHKVTHMGGAPTVLNMIVNSPVTEHKPLPHKVEIMTGGSPPQPQILAKMEELGFNVSHLYGLTETYGPGTHCVWKPEWDSLSLEERSKLKARQGVQHLGLEGLEVKDPVTMKSVPDNGLTMGEVMFRGNTVMSGYFKDLETTRKAFEGDWFHSGDLAVKHPDGYIEIKDRLKDVIISGGENISSVEVERVLCSHQAVLEAAVVARPDNHWGQTPCGFVKLKDGFDGIKPEEIIGFCRDHLPHYMAPKTIVFGDIPKTSTGKVPKYLLRKRAEEMGSL; encoded by the exons ATGAGATTCTTGTTAACCAAAAGGGCACTCAGAAGCTTTACCCCACGTTTCCAGAGACTTTGGTTAACCCATACTTCCTTTTCCTCAACCTCAGACTCCGGCGATTCCGAGCCGGGATCATGGAGAACAATGGAGGGTCTACTCCGATCACCCGCCAATTTCTCTCCTTTATCCCCAATCACGTTCTTGGAACGATCCGCCAAGGTTTACAGAGACAGAACCTCTCTTGTATTTGGTTCGGACATGCACACTTGGTTCCAGACTTATCAACGTTGTCTCCGTCTTGCCTCTGCTCTTACCCACCTCGGAACCTCTCCTGGCGATGTG GTTGCAGCTTTGGCTCCGAATGTTCCAGCTATGCATGAGCTTCATTTCGCTGTTCCAATGGCTGGTTTGGTTCTATGTCCGCTTAATACTCGACTTGATCCTTCCACATTGGCCGTTTTGCTAGCTCACTCTGAGGCGAAGATCCTCTTTGTTGATCAACAGTTACTTGAGCTTGCTCATGGAGCTCTTGATCTTCTTGTCAAATCAGACAGAACAAGAAAAAGTCCAAAGCTTGTGTTGATCTCTCACTCTAATGATGAtcgtgatggtgatgatgatgagagtgaTTGTTCATCAAAGTACTCTTTTGATTACGAATATGAAACTCTGGTCAAATCCGGAAACAGCGGATTTGAGGTGAACAAACCGAGAAGCGAATGGGATCCCATTAGTATAAACTACACTTCAGGGACGACTTCGAGACCTAAAGGCGTAGTGTATAGCCACAGAGGAGCTTATCTCAATTCTCTTGCGACAGTCTTTCTTCACGAGATGTCTGTTTCTCCGGTGTATCTATGGACAGTGCCGATGTTTCATTGTAACGGATGGTGCCTGATTTGGGGAGTAGCAGCGCAAGGCGGTACTAATATCTGTCTTAGAAAAGTCTCTCCTAAGTTGATCTTTAAGAACATTGCTATGCATAAAGTGACTCACATGGGAGGAGCCCCTACGGTTCTGAACATGATTGTGAACTCTCCTGTGACCGAACATAAACCGCTTCCTCACAAGGTTGAGATCATGACAGGTGGGTCACCGCCTCAACCGCAGATCCTGGCAAAGATGGAAGAGTTAGGTTTCAATGTGTCTCATCTTTATGGTTTGACAGAGACATATGGTCCAGGGACGCACTGCGTGTGGAAACCTGAATGGGATTCTCTTTCGTTGGAAGAGAGAAGTAAGTTAAAGGCTAGACAAGGAGTGCAGCATTTGGGTCTAGAAGGGCTCGAAGTGAAAGATCCGGTGACAATGAAGTCTGTGCCTGATAACGGTTTAACCATGGGTGAGGTTATGTTCAGAGGAAACACCGTGATGAGTGGATATTTTAAAGACTTAGAGACAACAAGAAAAGCTTTTGAGGGAGATTGGTTCCACAGTGGTGATCTCGCTGTGAAGCACCCGGACGGGTACATAGAGATAAAAGATCGGTTAAAAGATGTGATCATCTCAGGAGGAGAAAACATAAGCTCGGTGGAGGTGGAAAGAGTTTTGTGTAGCCATCAAGCGGTTCTTGAAGCAGCTGTTGTGGCACGTCCGGATAATCACTGGGGACAGACTCCTTGCGGGTTTGTAAAGCTGAAAGATGGGTTTGATGGTATCAAACCCGAGGAGATTATTGGTTTCTGTAGAGACCATTTACCTCATTACATGGCTCCAAAGACTATTGTTTTCGGGGACATACCTAAAACCTCTACGGGGAAAGTACCAAAGTATCTTCTGAGAAAGAGAGCCGAGGAAATGGGCAGCTTGTGA
- the LOC104767066 gene encoding serine acetyltransferase 2-like isoform X2: protein MNGDELPFEVYAKGMHKSEFDSDLLDSGSDPIWDAIREEAKLEAEKEPILSSFLYAGILAHDCLEQALGFVLANRLQNPTLLATQLLDIFYGVMMHDKGIQSSIRHDIQAFKDRDPACLSYSSAILHLKGYHALQAYRVAHKLWNEGRKLLALALQSRISEVFGIDIHPAARIGEGILLDHGTGVVIGETAVIGNCVSILHGVTLGGTGKETGDRHPKIGEGALLGACVTILGNISIGPGAMVAAGSLVLKDVPSHCVVAGNPAKLIRVMDGQDPSLTTKHDATKEFF from the exons ATGAACGGCGATGAGCTTCCTTTCGAGGTTTACGCTAAGGGAATGCATAAGTCAGAGTTTGACTCGGATTTGCTTGATTCTGGTTCTGATCCTATCTGGGATGCTATCAGAGAAGAAGCTAAGCTTGAG GCAGAGAAAGAGCCTATTTTGAGTAGCTTCTTGTATGCTGGCATCTTGGCTCATGACTGTTTGGAGCAAGCTTTAGGGTTTGTTTTAGCCAACCGTCTCCAAAACCCAACATTGCTGGCAACTCAACTCTTGGATATATTTTATGGTGTTATGATGCATGACAAAGGTATTCAGAGTTCTATTCGCCATGATATTCAG GCATTTAAAGACAGAGATCCTGCTTGTTTGTCGTATAGTTCTGCCATTTTACATCTGAAG GGGTATCATGCGTTGCAAGCATATAGAGTTGCACATAAATTGTGGAATGAAGGGAGGAAACTATTAGCTCTTGCATTGCAAAGCCGGATAAGTGAG GTTTTTGGAATCGACATTCATCCAG CGGCAAGAATTGGGGAGGGAATATTGTTGGATCATGGAACTGGAGTGGTTATTGGTGAGACTGCTGTAATTGGAAATTGTGTCTCAATCTTACAT GGTGTGACTTTAGGAGGAACTGGCAAGGAAACCGGCGATCGTCACCCAAAAATAGGTGAAGGTGCATTGCTTGGAGCTTGTGTGACTATACTTGGGAACATAAGCATAGGTCCTGGAGCAATGGTAGCTGCAGGTTCACTTGTGTTAAAGGATGTTCCTTCACATTG TGTGGTGGCTGGAAATCCTGCAAAACTGATCAGGGTCATGGATGGGCAAGACCCGTCTCTTACAACAAAACACG ATGCTACCAAAGAGTTCTTTTGA
- the LOC109130928 gene encoding RPM1-interacting protein 4-like has protein sequence MASNEAGRPLPKFGEWDVNDPATADGFTVIFSKAGEDKKTGRSSTKTNSQRKQDNDKPTVKKWLCFTFA, from the coding sequence ATGGCATCAAACGAAGCTGGAAGGCCATTGCCGAAATTTGGAGAATGGGATGTGAATGATCCGGCGACGGCTGATGGATTCACGGTGATATTTAGCAAAGCCGGTGAAGATAAAAAGACAGGACGGAGTTCGACGAAGACGAATTCACAGAGGAAACAAGATAATGATAAACCAACGGTCAAGAAATGGCTCTGTTTCacttttgcttga